The window tttgccatcacaggaataaattactttgtgaaatatattcaaatagaaaacagttatttaaattgtaataatatttcacaatattactgtttttattgtattttttattaaataaatgtagccttggtgagcaggcgaaacttcttttaaaaacattaaaaatcttagtggttccaaacttttggactgtactgtatacatatatatatatatatatatatatatatatatatatatatatatatatatatatatatatatatatatatatacaaatatatatattatgtatatatatatatatatatatatatatatatacaaatatatatatttgtatatatatatgtatatatacgtatatgtatatatacaaatatatatatttgttttttatgacaatataacattacatacagaaaataaaaaataaggggTTTCAATGGCCAACCAGTTGAACCAACCAGGCCCTCTGTCTGACCAGAGCCCTTAGAATTGTCCAAATACctaataataaatatgtttttgttgttgttataaataataaagtaaaccTAAGGTGCTTCAATCCAGTAAGTGTTtataaaaattttttaaaaaagacaaaaggtCTTTTACTGGCTTAAAAAGtgtaaactatcaatcagacgaCAGAAGGCATGCAGTAGATTGTGTACAACAGGTTATTCAGCaaaattttaatcattttgattAAAACTGGCGATAGAAATTTGTGTATCAAAAATGAtacagtacactctaaaaaatgctgggttaaaaacaacccaagttgggttgaaaatataTAGCCCCTTCATTGCTGGTCTAGTGACGGCTTTGATTGTTGGTATATGGTGTACTGAACACTGACCtgatcttgaaattaaatcaaTGTGTCTCCAGCCCTAGGCCTCCACCACCGAAGCctcctgcagagtttaactgtGCAGAGCATGAAGATGAGAAGCTTAATATTTATTGCCTCACGTGTCAGGTGGCCACCTGCTCTCTCTGTAAGGTGTTTGGGGCACACAAGAACTGCCAAGTAGTTCCCCTGCCTGATGTTTACCAGCAGCAGAAGGTATGGTCTAGAAAATGTGTCATCATCTTCACATCTTCACACCATTCAGAACAATTCATTCATTTCACTTCTTGTAGGCTGAACTCAGTGACAGAGTTGCTTCTTTGGTTTCCACAAATGACCGTGTTCAGACATTTGTTAATGAACTAGAGGCACTCTGCAGGAACATAGAGGTTCGTGTGGATCTTTCTGAAGAAATAACTTTTACAATGTCATGCAATGAAACAGACATTTAACAACAAACAGATTATCCATTAATGCTTACAATGCCCATTTGACAGGAAAACAGCAGGATTCAGATACAGATTCTGTGTGAGAAGTTTGATCGCATGTCTGCCATTCTGGAGGAACGTCGTAAGATCATGATCCAACAAATCACTTCTGAGCAGGAACAAAAGACTGGCTGGACCCAGTATTTACTGCAAACCTACAATGAGCATGTGGACACAAACTCAAAGTTGATCCAGGCAGCCCAGAATGCCATAGAGGAGCCAGAGATGGCTTCTTTTGTCCAGGTGTTATATCTTTTGGTTGGGGTTTCTTAGTAATCCTGCATATTGAAAGTCAAGCATGCAatgtttgatgtatttttttttatctctccCTAAAAGACCTCAAAAGATCTTATCGAGAAGTAAGTCTTGTCTTTTTAGCAAATTTAGCATCAGTTAGATTGTTCAGATCATTCATCTAACAATCAACAGTATCTGTCCTTTTCTCTGAAGGGTTGGTAAAGCATCTAATTGTTTCACTCTGGAGACGCTGGATCCTGATTATGAGAACATGGATCACTACAAAGTGGATTTCGATGCAGAAGAGAGAGTTCTGTACCAGCTGGATTTCATGGAGAGTGAGCATCAGAGACCCAATAGATTAACTAATATCCCTTATTTTTAAAACTCTGCTGATTAATGCTGGCATCTTTACAGTTGAAGAAGAAGTGGAGGAAACACCTGAAGAACTGGAGTCAGAACCTGAACCTGAACCTGAACCTGAACCAATGCTGACCCCAGAACCTGACCCTGAACCAGATCAGGATCTGAAATCAGAGGCTTCTGAGATGACGAATCCCACACCGGAGACAACGGAGGACACTTGGGGACAAGTAGATGCCTGTGGAGATGACAGAAAAGTGGCTGTTTGTGAGAAGAATAGCTTAAGCACTTCACAGGTACATTCATCTCCCAATATGCCCATctggtcaccgtgattttgccaaaacatgttcctggatcaacattttgttgatcctggaacaacattcctgtctgaaaatagTCTTAACCCTGTATTTCTACCTCCCCTCCCATAACTTTTTcgctaaaatcagagggaaatgatacgtaataacactgatgtagaatcACTTAAACCTGGTTGTAagtctaaacttgacataaactgtaaacttgtccctcaaatctggttggttgattgaaatgttgttccaggattaaCAAAGATGTTGGTCCAGGAACATATACTTGTGGGTCTACAATCTCAGTCAAAGTTTTCAAAAACGTTTACTAGACATTTCAataccttaaaggattagtccacttttaaatacatttttcctaataaatttactcacccccatgtcatccaagatgttcatgtctttctttcgtcagtcgaaaagaaatgaaggtttttgaggaaaacattccaggattattctccttacagtggatttcaatggctaccaacagattgaaggtcaaaatgacagtttcagtgcagcttcaagggctttaaacgataccagatgagtaataagggtcttatctagcgaatcgatcggtcattttcgaaaaaaatacaaccgtttatgctttataaacaaaatatggccttgaacgtactttccgcttcataacgcttacgctgaatgttctacgccttccctattctacttacggaacgaacacggcgccagtttcgtttttttccgtaacttgaacagggaaggcgtaggacattcagcgtaagcgttatgaagaatgcggaagcggaaagtacgttcaaggccatattttgtttataaagcataaacggttgtatttttttcgaaaatgaccgatcgattcgctagataagacccttattactcatctggtatcgtttaaagcccttgaagctgcactgaaactgtaattttgaccttcaatctgttggtagccattgaaatccactgtaaggagaataatcctggaatgttttcctcaaaaaccgtcatttcttttcgactgacgaaagaaagacatgaacatcttggatgacatgggggtgagtaaatttatcaggaaaagtgtatttaaaagtggactaatcctttaaagatttAATTAACACCAtcatctgtgttttttttttatcccattCCCAGTCAAACTGCTATTGAAATATATATCAGTGATTGCTACTTTTCCATCTTTCCTCAGGTTGTCACTCTAGTCCTTTATTTCCTGGCCTTCCTGGTAATCCTACAGCGAATATGGGGAAACATTCAGTGCCTTATTTGTATATAGCAGAGGTGAAGAGACACAGTCGAATAAAGCTCACGTTCTtttgaatataaaaacaaagtcaaagattttttgtttaaattgagTAAGGTTTAAGAAAAGACTGGATTGGTAAAATGTATCTATGCTCATGCATGAAAATAAAGTCACTTTACCAAATTTTCTGCAAACTGGCAAACCTGTGAGCTCCGCACTACAAGGACTGAGCCCTCCAATGGTCACCAGTGAGCCGATTCATCTCTGATTCTCCTTCTCCTTCAATGAATTACCAATAAGAAGTGACACTTCTGCTCAAAGCaacaatgatgacagaatgggGTCATGTGGACCATCTCCTCTATTTGGTTCTTGACAAAACCTTCCCTGTGTTTGTGCAAAATGTACAAATGATTAAAACATCATGTctacttatttttgtttttgttttttgtttgataAACTCTCTTGCTATAAAAGTCAAAGACAATTTTCCAATTCTCGCCATTTGTTTGCTCCAAGGCaatattttatcttcagttttAAACACCCATCTCCCACCAGTGATTTGGAGATGAatggatgatttattttttacagtagtGTTATATTCAATAAAAGACTTTTCTTTGAATTCTTATGTGgccaaaatatttattatgtcTTCAGCATATCATgagtcggcatgaaacggaagttgttGCAATAGTATTTTAAGCaatactcgaggctagtgctgtatcgtgaataagtcacggctgaagggcgttgttaggcacaaAGTGAAGcggagtgcctgcaaccccttcagccgtgacttattcacgatacagcactagcctcgagtaccttatggCTTTtaataaaatggttaccacacaatacaaatattaaagccaaaaatatgcatcaatgcaactttcatgaagtgaactttcactaaaagccttccatccgtcggaaaaaatagtccctgaacagcaacagaagttacattattacaccattagatggcggcaaagactgtctttatgagtgtgtcagtcagtagcgaagacttttagaTTAGGGATGGGCGATAACACTTTTTCTTTTCGATACGATGCCGAAACTATATCGCCGATATCGATACCAATACGATACCTCTCACCTGaatttatagattttaaaatttcttACATTTTTGAATTACTAAGAATAAAATGGGTATTGATATCCACTcaacattatatttgaaagttattttaacattcaataTGCCTTAATTGCAACTTATttgattttagttttgtttacaCATGGTTAAAATGTTTACTTGTAGTGGTAACCATGGAAATGTACAAATACTATAGGCCTAGCTGAACTATGGTCACTGTAGTAATGGTTCATTTTGATAAGGCACTGCCAGTGACAGGCGGTTGCACccataaaatacaatttttgtaTTCTGACAGTGTATCAACATTAGTTACAGAATAGAACCAAAATGCCTTTAAGTGTTATTCTATAGCCTAGTCTTTGATAGAACATCAATATGAACTTTTAACGTTCAATTTAAATGAATGTAATTGCACTAACTATGTATGCTactatttcattttgtttattgtgaaataactcaaacatattatgttttttctgTCTTCTGTTAAGCATTGTTCTAGGCTAGGCCAAAAGCATCAATGGTTTCTTACGATACTAAACGCAGCCCTGTTTAAATGTAGTGTCGGCAATGAGTGAACGCTCTCTGTGATTGATTGGTTCTGACTTGCAACATTTGAGTGTGTTCAGATGAGCAGGAAAATACTTCTACTCCACAATAATTATATATTGTATGCATTAAATGTATtgctaaataaacaaaatcactggtaaaaaaaaccaaaacaaaaaaccttAGTATCgatatttttatttgagtaTCGATACTTTCGATACTCAACGTCAGTATCGATATATTGATACTTCATATCGATACACCCGTACctattttacattgaaaagactgaattgttgtgaacacggaacaagacgcaactgacaaatgctttgactagcgctgtcagtcacgggaaaaccccttaactgttaaaaggacaagataatacatcagacatttaaacagatttttttattacaaacataggactgacctgaaggaaaatgctaaatcagcTGCAAACATAATGCAgcaagcttcaatgaacaatatcaactgagaacaaacagtttacattGATAAGAGTGGtggctaagggtgttgtgtagtgatacacagaaccgttgggtgaagtgGTCATAGTCgtgttttatcatgaataaaacacagttattgaccaatcagaatgaaggacaggaactaaccgttttataattTTCCTTATTGTGATATCTGAGTGaactgcttctcaaacaagaaaaaaacttaggacaggacttgattttgtccatgggaaattgattggatgttgtggtttgctattgctgtgatctcatgtgagtgacaggttgtcccgccctcgcaCCAGTagacacgtcatcagagaatagatgtcgctgcaagagagagggaaagttttattaaagttttgtttaaagattataattaagggcatttaaaaaaaaaaaaaaaaaaaacagaggatgaatcatttataataaacactgcaatattccataaaaataagttgatttcatggtgactttaaagtcGATGAGCAGTTGATTCGAAACTCGCTTTAACCGAATCAGTTCGATTCGTTCACGAATCATTCAGAACGGTTTTGTAAACAGGATAGATTGATTCAATGAAAAGACTCGATCCAAAAGAAACTTGTGTTCACTTTCATGTTCTGTACTAGACGTAGGATTTGATGAAAAAATCAAAGACGTGCAGTTTCTGGTATTCTGTTTGTTCGTTAGAAATGGCACGCTTCTCTGAAGTAATGGGTGTGGGCCAATAGTGCTTTTCTCAGCTATTTTGTTGATCGCAGGGAAAAAGACGCTAGTAAACGTCATCTCAGGGCGCCGGAAAGAAAGGCACTTGGGCAGCTCTTCAAGCTGAGCTGGCTGATCGCTCGGGATCTTGTGTTGGCTTGTCAAGCGCTTTTGGATGTTTTGATAGAAGAGGGAAGACACGTAGTGTTTTGCACAGTCTCCTGAATTACGTAACTgtcaaagcaacattttgaagatCCGAACTGACGACATGGATTCCGCTAATCAaggtaaacaaaaacaaagcagtCGAACAAGATACGTTGGATTGGTAGAATGTACGTTTATCGCGTAATATAGCGTAATTTAGCCTTATCTCTGGATGCCAGCGTTGTGAATGTGTGGAGGTGAAGGGGAGATCAGGGCAGGGCAGGCGATCAGGTTACTAATGCACGACAAAAACACGTCGAGGCTGAGTGGAGGTGTTTGTGTTACAGTAATTCGGTTTACATTAAAACCAAAGAGATGATGTAGGCAAGTTATGGTGCCTTTTGCTCGGCGTTTGGCTTTTGCTTTTTATAGCGTGATGGTTTTCTACTTAGATTTGGGATTTTAACATTAACCCATCAGTTAATACAGGACCGGTCCTTTGTCTGTTGTGTCACATTATGTGATGCTATTTAAATGGGCAGTTTAGGGTCAGTGAGGGGCTGACGACACGTCTCATTAATATAACTTACTCCCCACGTGACTTGTCACAGCCTGACCTAAATTGGGCACGGTTTGATGAAACCTTTGAACTATGTACACGTGTATGTATCAAATGgctgaaaatatataaacaacatactgtatagttttttttttaagaatccATAACAAGTACCCTTTCTGCTGTTTATGCTTTTACCTCCGAATGTGATTTAGATAAAACTGTCACGTGAAGAGTGATTATTCGCATAAATAAAGTAACATAATAAAATGAAGGGTTTTTCTTTCTGTGGTGACATATTTACTATTGAAAAAGGAAGTTTGGGTGGAACAAATTGAAGGAGTCATGCCtttaaaaatagccaatagACTTTAGTTATGTCACATCTTGCTAGTCTGTTGCAGATATTATTAGGGATGTTCTCATTTTGGTCAAAAATCTGTGCAGTGCAgatcaatatttcaatattttgggttcattttctCAGAAATGAAAgactttaaaattttatatatatatatatatatatatatatatatatatatatatatatatatatatatatatatatatatttgcttatttatttattattattattattcatttaatttttacatttctgtATAGTGTCACAGAAAATATGCTCTTCACCTTTAACTTATGTCACTCAACACACCTGCTCTCTCTTGCTTTCAGACATCAATCTGAACTCTCCACATAAAGGCCTGGGCTCTGACACTCTCTCAGATGCTCCTGAAGAGAGGGGGGCAGCAGCTGTGAGTCCAGAGACTCTCCCCCCAGGTCTGACAGAGGAGGAGGCAGAGGAACTGAGACTGGAGCTCACCAAGGTAAACCCCCATGAGATGTGCTTATCTTCTTCTATAGGTCTGTTGATTTAATGTTAAGAGTGTTTAATTATAAGTTGAAAAAATATATCCCTGTTGTCGAGTTATTTACCTCTAATAATCTGTGACATCCTCATATCAGGTTGAGGAGGAGATCCACACCTTGCGGCAGGTGCTGTCGGCTAAAGAGCGCCACGCGGCGGAGCTGAAGCGTAAACTGGGACTCAGCCCTCTGACCGAGTTCAAACAGAACATCACTAAAAGCTGGCAGGACGTCCAGACCTCAAACGCGTAAGGATGCCTTCTTTCTACGTGTCCCGCTTAATTAAACTCAGGAGGTGATGGATACAGCTCTCTGGGATGTCATATGCAAAGTCGAACCCTAAACCCCCTTCACAGACCCTGAAGGATTGACAGTGATTTGACAtaattttggacaaaatttaGAACAAAAAAGGTTTGTTGAAGTGGCAATTGGGTAACGACTCTGTATGATGGCAGGTCCTGTCCAGCGGAGGAATTTATGGCAGAACTGAACCTTTTCGAACTAATCCACCCTCAATTCGCTCTCCTCCAGCTCACACACATTCATCTCGCTTTATGCTGCTGGAAATCAGCCTAAAAGTAAAGAGTCTAGTTGCGTTTTCTGCAGGATTGTACATTACCACATGGAAGCATTAGATAAAGCTCTTGAGTGCCTGTTCAGGCAGCAGGGATGACTGTTGTTTTCTGTGTATTTTATGGGCGGGCATCTATGCCATCAGCTGGAAGTCCTTCAGTGTAATTGTTTTATCAGTTGAAAAATGGCAGTTCAGTTTCAAAAGGCTCTGTGGGAGGATTGTAGTCGACTCAGACATGAATCACCGTCATTTATTGTGTTCCAAGCTGGGGCTCATGGCCATTGGTTTGAGTGTGACTCTCGAGGTTTTAGACAGAAACAACAGATGCTTGATGTTTGCTGTTTTTGATCCTGTAGGTGGATCAAAAGTTTAGGATGTTACTCATGTGTAGTTTAGAATGATAATCACAGGATCCAGCCATGGTTTTCACATTTAATGCGATAGCATCATgcattttaaaggggtccttgattatgatttcacttttttaactttagttagtatgtaatgttgagcataaacaacgtctgcaaagttacgatgctcaaagttcaatgcaaaaggaagatattttcttctttctggattggtgacatcacaaaccccaaaattgaCATAAACTCTGCCGCTGGGAACATGGGGGCGAGGCTGTGTTGGGCTGCTtaagagaagaggaagagttgttgtagtagagtgttgttaccatgccgtcattttacgccggattgcttcacaaacgagggtcaattcagtgctggatttgcacaaaagattaccatgatggcacatgctagtcgatgagttgaatcacaGCAACTACCTAAATTTATGCACTAActgttcagaaacgtccagtttcatcctaaaagttgtaacttcttcctgagtctctccatcagtgtccgactccattttgaacaatgtaaggctgaacaccgttactgacaatcgtcgttttggctgtgtgagattctccagctttgttgttgttgagcaactgaagcgcaagctgttaaagctccgccctcttctggaaagggggccgggagcagcagctcatttgcatttaaagggacacacacaaaaatggcgtgtttttgctcaaacccAGATGGTGGCAAATTtcacaagctataataaatgatggggtattttgagctgaatcttcacagacacattctggggacaccagagacttatattacgtcttataaaagaaatgtaaataaaaattgtttGCCCAAATCAAAGATAAAATCTGCCTGCAAGCTTGAGGTGAATGGGAGTCTACAGCAAATACAGTAAATTAAAAATCCAAGATATCCTTTTCatgactttccaaaagaggaaTAAATATAGAGTGACTGATTATGGCAATCAGAAGAGAGCAGGATGTGAAATTTACCATCACTACTTATGCTGAGGTAATATAAGGTAATATAAAGCAaagtataatgttacaaatgtacattacatttaaaaaaaaaattacaatataacACACTTTGTTAGATTTACAATGTTGATAGCTATAGAAATACATCaacacagtctgtgaaaaggatCCGTACAGAAAGTAAGATGTATGCGAAATTTAATTGGGCACTTAATTGGGCAACTCCAAATGGCTAAATATCAGCAAAATAATTTGCCTGGCCAGTAAATCAGTCTGTCAGCACTGTGAAGTTATTGGTCTGTAGTCAGTCAGAGAATGTCACAGTAATTTTTCGGATTCTCAGTAACACCTTTGCTTTAGTGATGTTCACTATGTGATCTGCTCCAGGCAGCACATAACCATGTCTGTGTCTTTTAGCTATGTGAAGATATCAGAGAAACTGGGCCAGTGGAATGAGAAGGTTACAGGTTGTGATGTGTGAGTGTTTGACCACATCGGCACGTATCCAGAGTGTATTTGCAGTGAAAGCATGAATTTCTCTCACCTACTCTCTACACGTCAATAGGGGTGAAGCATTTGAACACCTGAATCCAGCTCAACCCTTGACATCTCACCATCAAAAACGTGTTTCAGGAGGAAACATAAATGATGCCTTGGGTTTTTTCTGCCCTGCTGATCACAAATCAGTGGATGCAGGCCATCAAAATATAGATTCAGGTGTTCAAATGCTCTGCCCCTTTATGTGATAAATGAACCTTTCATAACGGATACAGTCTGACACAAATAACTAAAACCTGTCTCTTAAAGTGAGATGGATGGTTTTTAAAATGCTATGATCTGGTTTTCTGTAGCATCGACTCTAACCTGCTCTACAATATTTTTTCAGCTCTGTTAATTCTCCATTCAGAGACTAACTGAATCCTTTCACAGTATTGAAAGAAAAAGGCTGTTCATAAAAGAAAATAGCAACTTAATTGACACACGGCGAGAgccagagtttttttttctctgtttagTTTAAGTGGGTGTCTGAAACACTGAATCATGCTGTTTTTATCCCCTTCACAGTCAGATAGTCAGTCATTTTGTCCACCCATGCAAATAGTACTCCATCTCTGAAACTATCTGGATCATACAGCTGTTTCCTTCTTTAAATGTTATGCTGCTTTCATGTACCCTGAATTATCAGCCACTGAAATTTGAATCAGCTGTTCACCTTCTCGCGTTTTGAAATTACTTTCTAtatcaactttttttgtgtgtgtgtctgtgcaaATACTTAATTGCTTCATTATTTCACCTCTTTACACAATACTGTTCAGATGTTTGGGgttaataagatttttttaaatgtctttaaaagaagtctcttatggtcaccaaggctgcatttatttgattaaaaatacagtaaaagcagcaatattgtgaaatattattacaatttaatatagttttagTTCAATAgagcagaatttatttgaaacaaagcttttgtaacattataaatgtcttaaatgccattttttaaaatcaatttaatgtgtctttgataaataaaagtattcatttcttcaaaaaagaataaaatcttACTTACCCCACACCTTTGAATGGTCTACCAGCCTACACTGCCAATAATAAAGTGGCACAACAAACAGATTTTTAGCTGCTACTAACTGTTGAAGCCGCTGCCATTTTGCTTGATTTACCAAAATTCAGTGCCCGGTTGCATAGATTACCTTAAGTTTTTCTCTTAAGTGTGACACTTGAATGGTGATTTACCCTTGCCTAAGAGAATAATTTGAGGCTGTTACATATAATCCCTTAAACACTTTTCTTAGATCCATTGTGATTTACAATGGACACCCAGGATTTGCTGTAACAAAATTCTATGAAGAATTACAACTTCAATTTCTACTATAAAACAGCTCTCCAGtgtattcatgtttttactcgCTGACTTCTGACCTCGACAGACTGAGCAAAAGAAATAAACCAGAAGATTTTCCACGTCAAAGAAGGCGCagcctcagagccacacctACCTAGTATGTAATCGCCACAGACCAATGGTAGTTTGGAAGATATTTCCCAGCCAGAGTGAACTTTTCCAGAAAGTTAGCTTTTTCAAGCTGTTTCAAACTCCTGAAACAAACACCAAACAAGatttgttttggcctgattttgttcgaaattaaGTAACACcagtttgttattttatttcacttggAGTATATTGGGTGAAGTTTTCTAAACCTTGTTATACTTGCGTAAATGACAGTGAGGGGGCTTTatgcaacacttttttttttttaaaggattacttAAGTGAAAAATAGACCTAAGAGTTTATGACATTTCACCTAAAGAATGTCTTAAGTAACACTTAATAGGTTATTTTATGTGACAACACCTTTAAGTTTAAAGGCAAACCTTTGGtttatcttaaagggttagttcacccaaaaatgtaaattctgtaatttattactcacgctcatgtcgttccacacctgtaagacctgcgttcatctttggaacacaaattaagatatttttgataaaatccaatggctcagtgaggcctccattgacagcaagataattaacgcTTTcagataataataattctttacatgtgtatatattgcttttctgggtactccaaaaagcgctttacatatggaagggggaatctcttcaaccaccaccaatgtgcagcatatttaaacatatttaaaaccgttcatgtgactatagtggttcaaccttaatattataaagtgacgagaaacctttttgtgcgccaaaaaaacaatataatgacttttcaacaatatctagtgatgggtgatttcaaaacactgcttcgaagctttatgaatattttgttttgaatcattggttcggatggtgtatcaa of the Megalobrama amblycephala isolate DHTTF-2021 linkage group LG24, ASM1881202v1, whole genome shotgun sequence genome contains:
- the tpd52l2b gene encoding tpd52 like 2b isoform X1: MDSANQDINLNSPHKGLGSDTLSDAPEERGAAAVSPETLPPGLTEEEAEELRLELTKVEEEIHTLRQVLSAKERHAAELKRKLGLSPLTEFKQNITKSWQDVQTSNAYVKISEKLGQWNEKVTGCDVYVSASATLDDIASSEVYKKTQETLSQAGQKTSAALSTVGTAISRKLGDMRALPFSNSFSSNYSIRHSISMPTMRNSPTFKSFEDKVGNIKYKVVGGKANGESAHSPNESNPVQDNAPF
- the tpd52l2b gene encoding tpd52 like 2b isoform X11, translating into MDSANQDINLNSPHKGLGSDTLSDAPEERGAAAVSPETLPPGLTEEEAEELRLELTKVEEEIHTLRQVLSAKERHAAELKRKLGLSPLTEFKQNITKSWQDVQTSNAYKKTQETLSQAGQKTSAALSTVGTAISRKLGDMRNSPTFKSFEDKVGNIKYKVVGGKANGESAHSPNESNPVQDNAPF
- the tpd52l2b gene encoding tpd52 like 2b isoform X3 produces the protein MDSANQDINLNSPHKGLGSDTLSDAPEERGAAAVSPETLPPGLTEEEAEELRLELTKVEEEIHTLRQVLSAKERHAAELKRKLGLSPLTEFKQNITKSWQDVQTSNAYVKISEKLGQWNEKVTGCDVYVSASATLDDIASSEVYKKTQETLSQAGQKTSAALSTVGTAISRKLGDMSNYSIRHSISMPTMRNSPTFKSFEDKVGNIKYKVVGGKANGESAHSPNESNPVQDNAPF
- the tpd52l2b gene encoding tpd52 like 2b isoform X7, which codes for MDSANQDINLNSPHKGLGSDTLSDAPEERGAAAVSPETLPPGLTEEEAEELRLELTKVEEEIHTLRQVLSAKERHAAELKRKLGLSPLTEFKQNITKSWQDVQTSNAYKKTQETLSQAGQKTSAALSTVGTAISRKLGDMRALPFSNSFSSNYSIRHSISMPTMRNSPTFKSFEDKVGNIKYKVVGGKANGESAHSPNESNPVQDNAPF
- the tpd52l2b gene encoding tpd52 like 2b isoform X8, which codes for MDSANQDINLNSPHKGLGSDTLSDAPEERGAAAVSPETLPPGLTEEEAEELRLELTKVEEEIHTLRQVLSAKERHAAELKRKLGLSPLTEFKQNITKSWQDVQTSNAYKKTQETLSQAGQKTSAALSTVGTAISRKLGDMRALPFSNSFSNYSIRHSISMPTMRNSPTFKSFEDKVGNIKYKVVGGKANGESAHSPNESNPVQDNAPF
- the trim101 gene encoding tripartite motif containing 101 — its product is MSLPLDIRSDHKESSMGTLEKQLICPICLDVFTKPVVILPCLHNLCRKCANELYQPSLFQVGIGGRFRCPTCRREVVLDRHGVYGLQRNLLVENIIDVYKQESESPRPPPPKPPAEFNCAEHEDEKLNIYCLTCQVATCSLCKVFGAHKNCQVVPLPDVYQQQKAELSDRVASLVSTNDRVQTFVNELEALCRNIEENSRIQIQILCEKFDRMSAILEERRKIMIQQITSEQEQKTGWTQYLLQTYNEHVDTNSKLIQAAQNAIEEPEMASFVQTSKDLIEKVGKASNCFTLETLDPDYENMDHYKVDFDAEERVLYQLDFMEIEEEVEETPEELESEPEPEPEPEPMLTPEPDPEPDQDLKSEASEMTNPTPETTEDTWGQVDACGDDRKVAVCEKNSLSTSQVVTLVLYFLAFLVILQRIWGNIQCLICI
- the tpd52l2b gene encoding tpd52 like 2b isoform X2 → MDSANQDINLNSPHKGLGSDTLSDAPEERGAAAVSPETLPPGLTEEEAEELRLELTKVEEEIHTLRQVLSAKERHAAELKRKLGLSPLTEFKQNITKSWQDVQTSNAYVKISEKLGQWNEKVTGCDVYVSASATLDDIASSEVYKKTQETLSQAGQKTSAALSTVGTAISRKLGDMRALPFSNSFSNYSIRHSISMPTMRNSPTFKSFEDKVGNIKYKVVGGKANGESAHSPNESNPVQDNAPF
- the tpd52l2b gene encoding tpd52 like 2b isoform X9, whose amino-acid sequence is MDSANQDINLNSPHKGLGSDTLSDAPEERGAAAVSPETLPPGLTEEEAEELRLELTKVEEEIHTLRQVLSAKERHAAELKRKLGLSPLTEFKQNITKSWQDVQTSNAYVSASATLDDIASSEVYKKTQETLSQAGQKTSAALSTVGTAISRKLGDMRNSPTFKSFEDKVGNIKYKVVGGKANGESAHSPNESNPVQDNAPF
- the tpd52l2b gene encoding tpd52 like 2b isoform X6; its protein translation is MDSANQDINLNSPHKGLGSDTLSDAPEERGAAAVSPETLPPGLTEEEAEELRLELTKVEEEIHTLRQVLSAKERHAAELKRKLGLSPLTEFKQNITKSWQDVQTSNAYVKISEKLGQWNEKVTGCDVYVSASATLDDIASSEVYKKTQETLSQAGQKTSAALSTVGTAISRKLGDMRNSPTFKSFEDKVGNIKYKVVGGKANGESAHSPNESNPVQDNAPF
- the tpd52l2b gene encoding tpd52 like 2b isoform X10, with translation MDSANQDINLNSPHKGLGSDTLSDAPEERGAAAVSPETLPPGLTEEEAEELRLELTKVEEEIHTLRQVLSAKERHAAELKRKLGLSPLTEFKQNITKSWQDVQTSNAYKKTQETLSQAGQKTSAALSTVGTAISRKLGDMSNYSIRHSISMPTMRNSPTFKSFEDKVGNIKYKVVGGKANGESAHSPNESNPVQDNAPF